The Sporomusa termitida genome has a window encoding:
- a CDS encoding transposase yields MNARQLTSHLLHKPGVVTEVDWSGSKMAVVDRNTGEIIPVYLFVATLPYSQYSYIEPCFNMKRDTWLR; encoded by the coding sequence GTGAATGCCCGCCAACTGACCAGCCATCTTCTGCACAAACCTGGCGTAGTTACCGAAGTCGATTGGAGCGGCTCAAAAATGGCTGTTGTAGACCGCAACACCGGTGAAATCATCCCCGTATACCTGTTTGTGGCTACCTTGCCTTACAGCCAATATTCCTACATTGAGCCGTGCTTCAATATGAAGCGGGATACCTGGCTTCGCTGA
- a CDS encoding DUF3102 domain-containing protein, whose protein sequence is MNSPVPLDQLVLEIRFYSQQTALNMIEVGKRLLRAKEQVPHGEWGRWLSEKVDYTERSAQRFMKVAETFANTTHMSDLRPAQVYALLDAPEPIRQEILGNHNPKELTGKQIKELSRRLLQSETEIEIERKAREYAEEENSRLKQENQRLASRPAQVIEKEVVPPDYATLKSNNRQYEETVKRIIAEKEKLSKDLEVERDAARLSQKASQDNYDQRKEFEARADMISGRIALFIRDMAAFGYMGADYFRCSDYSRKKYEKAIERLEKLTRDLREQMHVLSIEGDTKIINAEVIEND, encoded by the coding sequence ATGAATAGCCCAGTACCATTAGACCAGTTAGTTTTAGAAATCCGGTTTTACAGCCAACAGACGGCCTTAAATATGATTGAGGTTGGCAAGCGGTTGTTGCGAGCTAAAGAGCAAGTTCCTCATGGTGAATGGGGAAGGTGGTTATCTGAAAAAGTCGACTATACCGAACGTAGTGCTCAACGTTTTATGAAAGTTGCTGAAACTTTTGCAAATACGACACACATGTCGGATTTGAGGCCAGCCCAAGTTTATGCACTGCTAGATGCTCCCGAGCCAATTCGCCAAGAAATTTTGGGAAACCATAACCCCAAAGAACTTACGGGCAAGCAAATTAAAGAATTAAGTCGGCGGTTACTACAATCCGAGACTGAAATAGAAATTGAACGTAAAGCCCGTGAATATGCGGAAGAAGAGAATAGCAGGCTCAAACAAGAGAACCAACGACTTGCCAGTAGACCGGCGCAGGTGATTGAGAAGGAAGTTGTGCCGCCTGATTATGCAACATTGAAATCGAATAACAGGCAGTACGAAGAAACTGTAAAAAGAATTATTGCCGAAAAGGAAAAATTATCTAAGGACCTTGAAGTGGAAAGAGATGCAGCAAGATTATCCCAAAAAGCGAGCCAGGATAACTATGACCAGCGTAAAGAGTTTGAGGCGAGGGCAGATATGATATCTGGGAGGATAGCTCTTTTCATTCGCGATATGGCGGCATTTGGGTACATGGGAGCGGACTATTTTAGGTGTTCTGATTATAGTCGAAAAAAATATGAAAAGGCTATTGAGCGCCTTGAAAAGTTAACGCGTGACCTGCGGGAGCAAATGCATGTCCTATCTATAGAAGGGGACACCAAAATAATTAATGCGGAGGTAATTGAAAATGACTAA
- a CDS encoding helix-turn-helix domain-containing protein, translating into MMPKIRLKNPQSFKVKILKHGYTQRALAIKAGTSIASLNALINGKRGIGAGIAKKISIALECDFDDIFLVCGDCESNQVVERG; encoded by the coding sequence ATGATGCCTAAGATAAGACTTAAAAATCCTCAATCATTTAAAGTGAAAATCCTAAAGCACGGGTACACACAAAGGGCACTTGCAATAAAAGCAGGCACTTCTATTGCTTCTTTAAATGCTCTCATCAACGGAAAGCGTGGGATTGGTGCAGGTATTGCTAAAAAAATATCGATTGCTCTGGAATGTGATTTTGATGACATTTTCCTTGTTTGTGGTGATTGTGAAAGTAATCAAGTTGTTGAACGAGGATAG
- a CDS encoding sigma factor-like helix-turn-helix DNA-binding protein — MLGTAPDIVGETVENLCEQERLNREIHRLTVREKWVLEMRFGIPNGSRKTQRDIAKILGISRSYVSRIEKHAINKLGKTLAVDEQPPK; from the coding sequence GTGTTGGGTACTGCCCCTGATATTGTCGGCGAGACGGTCGAGAACCTGTGCGAACAGGAGCGCCTGAACCGCGAGATTCATCGGCTGACCGTCCGGGAAAAATGGGTGCTCGAGATGCGCTTCGGCATTCCTAACGGCAGCCGCAAAACCCAGCGGGATATTGCTAAAATACTGGGTATATCCCGCAGCTATGTCAGCAGGATTGAGAAGCATGCCATTAACAAGCTGGGGAAGACACTGGCAGTGGATGAACAACCGCCTAAGTAA
- a CDS encoding helix-turn-helix domain-containing protein — MKAEEFGKYIKDLRNEQKLTTRQLEKQSGVSNAYISQIENGKRIPTPTILQKLAPSLNITYKELMQAAGHLPLERKIETLTHEQYIALIKTLAEIALPHLQETEEFSTTEFYQKIFETLALTNGKVSPHQIEIIKSLISDIEILNENELVVHSNLSPIVAAATSSRELLPADISPEDIELIRKLKKLPPKKRKAIEILAETDDNTKEAD, encoded by the coding sequence TTGAAAGCAGAAGAATTTGGAAAATACATTAAGGATTTACGTAATGAGCAAAAACTCACTACTAGGCAACTTGAAAAACAATCTGGTGTCTCTAATGCATACATATCTCAAATCGAGAACGGCAAAAGAATACCCACTCCTACCATTCTTCAGAAATTAGCTCCATCACTAAATATCACATATAAAGAGTTAATGCAAGCTGCAGGGCATCTACCATTGGAGCGAAAAATCGAAACACTTACTCATGAACAATACATAGCATTGATTAAAACCTTAGCTGAAATAGCTCTTCCTCATCTCCAAGAGACAGAGGAGTTTTCAACAACCGAATTCTATCAAAAAATCTTTGAAACACTCGCACTAACCAATGGTAAGGTTTCACCGCATCAGATCGAAATAATTAAGTCCCTAATATCAGACATCGAAATTCTAAATGAGAATGAATTAGTAGTTCATTCAAATCTATCCCCGATAGTCGCTGCCGCTACTTCTTCTAGAGAATTACTCCCTGCGGATATATCTCCAGAAGACATTGAATTAATTAGAAAACTAAAAAAACTTCCCCCCAAAAAACGAAAAGCTATTGAAATCTTGGCAGAAACTGATGACAACACAAAAGAGGCGGACTAG
- a CDS encoding Abi family protein, translated as MNPLKPPCTFKEQIEILKSRNLIIIDENYAEMILSRVNYYRLSAYGLGLHENNQYKENITFEIIYRLYEFDVRFRYLFLEVIEIIEVMFRTKIAYQMANKYGSECYLNDSLFQVKKYHDKFIEEFALEKYHQRNAAFVKHHEDKYGGKMPIWVAVELFSFGMLSRFYGNMKVDDQWKVAEHFKTSPVFIRSWLKCLVEVRNICAHYGRIYNRILSSEPRLYNEHKYIKKDRAFAVIIVIKRLLNDDSFRKSFVLNLNTLIEEFEDTIDLSYIGFPTEWGKMLGEYIESK; from the coding sequence ATGAACCCGCTAAAGCCTCCTTGTACATTTAAAGAACAAATCGAAATACTAAAAAGCAGAAATCTTATTATTATTGATGAAAACTATGCTGAAATGATTTTATCTCGTGTAAACTATTATAGGCTGAGTGCTTATGGTTTGGGATTACATGAGAATAATCAGTATAAGGAAAACATAACTTTTGAAATTATTTACCGTTTATATGAATTTGATGTGAGATTTAGGTATCTGTTCCTTGAAGTAATAGAAATCATTGAGGTAATGTTTAGAACTAAAATAGCATATCAAATGGCAAATAAATATGGTAGTGAATGTTACTTGAATGATAGTTTATTTCAGGTGAAAAAGTATCATGACAAATTTATTGAAGAATTCGCTCTAGAGAAATATCATCAAAGAAATGCCGCGTTCGTTAAACATCATGAAGATAAATATGGTGGGAAAATGCCCATTTGGGTAGCGGTTGAATTATTTTCTTTTGGAATGCTATCTCGTTTTTATGGGAACATGAAAGTCGATGATCAATGGAAAGTAGCTGAGCACTTTAAGACTTCACCAGTGTTTATTCGAAGTTGGTTAAAGTGTTTAGTTGAAGTTAGAAATATATGTGCGCACTATGGACGAATTTATAATAGGATTCTCAGTAGTGAACCAAGGCTATATAATGAACATAAATATATTAAAAAAGATCGTGCATTTGCAGTGATAATTGTAATAAAACGGTTGCTTAATGATGACTCTTTTAGGAAATCATTTGTTTTAAACCTTAATACTTTAATCGAAGAGTTCGAAGATACAATAGACCTTTCTTATATTGGATTTCCGACTGAATGGGGAAAAATGTTGGGTGAATATATTGAATCAAAATAA
- a CDS encoding PilW family protein, whose protein sequence is MLKLNDRGFTLVELLVGMAIMLIILAPIFGTLTTTIKTFQINMAQQRNISSEREIFNALSNEIRYATNVTRVSSTEIEFTVDNRNCRIFIGTGDNANALMVERIDTDGNTTTKNLTSAVIKNITFESVANKTLTVSIEVIDRAFSNSPIITFNEFTISLPNM, encoded by the coding sequence ATGTTAAAACTGAATGATCGTGGATTTACTCTAGTTGAGCTCCTGGTTGGCATGGCCATCATGCTAATAATCTTAGCGCCTATCTTTGGGACCTTAACAACCACTATTAAAACCTTTCAAATCAACATGGCACAACAGCGGAACATCTCCAGCGAACGCGAAATTTTTAACGCTCTGTCAAATGAAATCAGATATGCTACAAATGTTACGCGAGTAAGTTCAACGGAAATTGAATTTACTGTAGATAACAGAAATTGCCGAATCTTTATTGGTACTGGCGATAATGCTAATGCTCTCATGGTAGAGAGAATAGACACCGACGGCAATACAACAACTAAAAATTTGACTTCTGCTGTAATAAAAAATATAACATTTGAATCAGTTGCTAATAAAACATTAACCGTTTCTATAGAAGTAATTGACAGGGCATTTAGTAACAGTCCAATAATTACGTTTAATGAATTCACCATATCGCTTCCCAATATGTGA
- a CDS encoding tail fiber domain-containing protein — protein MATWTKNFNFRGEWNGTATYTVNDIVLYENALYICRSQNVNMVPTTEPTWQLFLEGGSSNNAIVNEETGDIAIGKDTEIPTGKNTIAIGTGAFAKADTSGVENISIGMGTMGRYYLVDGEQITTCNNSGTGSYYILGKARAPFIRIFKRYWDTLDNFYYKLLPEQVLNITLNFEEGGGIGNIALSSDDNYLAISYNSAPYFSLYKREGDIFSLLTSPVNMPDAMPYKLLFSPNANYLVAVTYPGIFMIYKREGDTFTKINNPPNPPTGIKTIAFSSNGVYFALGGSNAPYLFLYKRDGDTFTFLNTITEVPIGVVNHISFSPDDDEKYLAVSLENSPYIIVYERYVDSFSKLSDPVDLPTSACDNLSFYKGVGESLKIAMCFGWEKRLVVYQISDNTLNRIIDQTDDTYLAVAPAAIFPIIIGGHPVLILGNGNNDEISMWALSETAAKRMSGKFIIDTDNMTGHGNVVVGSKAGTQLTSANRNIVLGYQSGNGISTGSDNILLGQWALSHGDGYSNIGIGYYALNGFVADTIGGSNIGIGYYSMGGGIQGSNNIGIGYAALCGWNGNNTGYDNIAMGYYALGYGTSGSQNIGIGYYALCGWNGNNTGYSNIAMGYYALGYGTSGSQNIGIGYYALCGYNYDNMGDSNIALGYFSMSSGVDNSSYNIGIGDNAIANGLSNANGNIAIGQAALQGKRVNGNETPISGSNNIAIGRNSLRELATYSNCTGLGANSAVTSDNQVQLGDSATTVYAYGALQDRSDERDKADIRDTELGLDFILKLRPVDFKWDYREDYPEGEEKDGSKKRSRYHHGLVAQDVQQVIADTGKDFGGFQDHSVNGGKDVLSIGYTELIAPLIKAVQEQNELILRQQQEIIELQNLVASLVK, from the coding sequence ATGGCAACATGGACTAAAAACTTTAATTTCCGGGGCGAATGGAATGGCACAGCCACTTATACCGTGAACGATATCGTGTTGTATGAGAATGCCTTGTACATTTGTCGGTCGCAGAATGTTAATATGGTGCCGACTACCGAGCCGACGTGGCAGTTGTTTCTTGAAGGTGGCAGTAGCAACAATGCTATTGTGAATGAGGAAACGGGGGACATAGCTATCGGGAAAGACACCGAGATTCCTACCGGCAAAAATACGATTGCAATTGGTACAGGTGCTTTCGCGAAAGCTGATACAAGCGGTGTAGAAAATATAAGTATTGGTATGGGAACAATGGGTCGTTATTACCTTGTTGACGGAGAGCAAATAACAACTTGTAATAACTCTGGAACGGGTAGCTACTATATACTTGGGAAGGCAAGAGCCCCTTTTATTAGAATATTTAAACGGTATTGGGATACTCTAGATAATTTTTATTATAAATTACTCCCCGAACAAGTTTTGAATATAACGCTTAACTTTGAGGAGGGTGGTGGTATAGGAAATATAGCACTTAGCTCTGATGATAATTATTTGGCTATTAGCTATAACAGTGCGCCATATTTTTCCTTATATAAACGAGAAGGAGATATTTTTTCTCTTTTAACAAGTCCCGTCAATATGCCAGATGCAATGCCATATAAGTTATTGTTTTCGCCTAATGCTAACTATTTAGTTGCAGTAACCTATCCGGGTATATTTATGATTTACAAACGAGAAGGAGATACTTTTACTAAAATTAATAACCCCCCTAATCCGCCTACGGGCATCAAGACTATAGCATTTTCCTCTAATGGAGTATACTTTGCTCTTGGGGGAAGTAACGCCCCATATCTTTTTTTGTATAAGCGTGATGGAGATACTTTTACCTTTCTTAATACAATAACTGAAGTGCCAATTGGCGTTGTCAATCACATTTCGTTCTCTCCCGATGACGATGAGAAATATTTAGCTGTTTCACTAGAAAATTCTCCATATATTATAGTATATGAGAGATATGTAGATAGTTTTTCTAAATTATCAGATCCAGTTGATTTACCTACTTCAGCCTGTGATAATTTGAGTTTTTATAAGGGTGTAGGAGAATCATTAAAGATAGCTATGTGCTTCGGTTGGGAAAAGCGGCTTGTTGTATATCAGATCAGCGATAACACGCTAAACAGAATAATTGATCAAACAGATGACACTTATCTTGCGGTTGCACCGGCTGCTATTTTTCCGATAATCATTGGCGGTCATCCGGTTTTAATACTTGGTAACGGTAATAATGATGAAATAAGCATGTGGGCTCTTAGCGAAACCGCTGCTAAGCGTATGTCTGGTAAATTTATAATAGATACAGATAATATGACTGGACATGGCAATGTTGTGGTTGGCTCAAAAGCAGGAACTCAATTAACATCCGCAAATAGAAATATTGTGCTTGGTTACCAATCGGGAAATGGCATATCTACTGGTTCTGATAATATTCTTTTAGGACAATGGGCATTGTCACACGGTGACGGCTATTCCAATATTGGTATAGGTTATTATGCGCTTAACGGGTTTGTAGCAGACACAATCGGTGGCAGCAATATTGGTATTGGTTACTACTCCATGGGGGGAGGCATACAAGGATCAAATAATATTGGTATAGGTTATGCTGCTTTGTGTGGGTGGAATGGGAATAATACAGGATATGATAACATCGCTATGGGATACTACGCACTAGGCTATGGCACATCGGGGAGTCAAAATATTGGCATAGGCTATTATGCTTTGTGTGGGTGGAATGGGAATAATACGGGATATAGTAACATCGCCATGGGATACTACGCACTAGGCTATGGCACATCGGGGAGTCAAAATATTGGCATAGGTTATTATGCTTTGTGTGGCTACAATTATGACAATATGGGTGATAGCAATATTGCATTAGGGTATTTTTCTATGAGTAGCGGTGTTGATAATTCAAGCTATAATATTGGTATAGGTGATAACGCAATTGCCAATGGATTAAGTAATGCAAATGGTAATATAGCTATTGGACAAGCCGCTTTGCAAGGTAAAAGGGTTAATGGAAACGAAACTCCTATTTCTGGTTCTAATAATATAGCAATTGGGAGAAACTCTTTGCGAGAGCTGGCTACTTATTCCAACTGCACCGGTCTAGGCGCCAACTCCGCAGTAACCAGTGACAACCAAGTCCAACTAGGCGACTCCGCCACAACCGTATATGCCTATGGCGCCCTGCAAGATCGGTCAGATGAGCGCGATAAGGCCGATATTCGGGATACCGAGCTTGGCCTAGATTTCATCTTGAAACTCCGTCCGGTTGACTTCAAATGGGACTATCGGGAAGATTACCCGGAAGGCGAAGAAAAAGACGGCAGTAAAAAGCGCAGTCGGTATCATCATGGTCTAGTCGCGCAGGACGTGCAACAGGTCATAGCCGACACCGGCAAGGACTTTGGTGGCTTCCAGGACCATAGCGTAAACGGCGGCAAGGATGTATTGAGCATTGGCTATACGGAGCTTATTGCGCCGCTGATTAAGGCTGTGCAGGAGCAGAATGAGCTTATTTTAAGGCAGCAGCAGGAGATTATTGAGTTGCAGAATCTGGTTGCTTCTTTGGTCAAGTAG
- a CDS encoding Mu transposase domain-containing protein has product MLFKNNRYSCPYQYVGKEIDVKVTDTLVELYYRQERIATHRRFVDYVTNQWSTHPEDMPDQFQHSPWDDTGIRNWATSIGNSTANVIEQIFVSED; this is encoded by the coding sequence ATGTTGTTCAAGAACAATCGCTATTCCTGCCCGTACCAGTATGTTGGAAAAGAAATTGATGTAAAAGTAACCGACACATTGGTGGAACTATACTACCGGCAGGAGAGAATCGCTACGCATCGGCGATTTGTAGACTATGTAACCAACCAATGGTCTACCCACCCGGAAGATATGCCGGATCAGTTTCAGCACTCACCATGGGATGATACCGGAATTCGCAACTGGGCGACATCCATTGGCAATTCCACCGCCAATGTGATCGAGCAGATATTTGTCAGTGAAGATTAA
- a CDS encoding ORF6C domain-containing protein: MTNGKYLMIAENLLSEVKEMKVDQEVFKAEVNDKLDDFKATLDSQVYLNSSQEAALNKAVKRRIRELLPDEADYKIQSKKMFQALWGNLKEVYQVAKYREIPRIHYESAMQYVEKWQPIRLAKPA, from the coding sequence ATGACTAACGGGAAATATTTAATGATTGCCGAGAATCTTCTTTCTGAGGTAAAGGAAATGAAGGTAGACCAGGAGGTTTTTAAAGCAGAAGTAAACGATAAACTAGATGATTTTAAGGCGACCCTTGATTCGCAAGTATATTTAAATTCTTCTCAAGAAGCGGCCCTCAACAAAGCAGTCAAGAGAAGGATCAGGGAGTTACTTCCCGATGAAGCAGATTATAAAATCCAAAGCAAGAAAATGTTTCAAGCGTTATGGGGCAACCTTAAGGAAGTTTATCAAGTGGCAAAGTACCGTGAAATTCCTCGAATACATTATGAGTCCGCTATGCAGTATGTAGAAAAATGGCAACCAATCAGGTTGGCCAAGCCGGCATAA
- a CDS encoding helix-turn-helix domain-containing protein translates to MINNNFSAILGKRLLKITKIANDTGVSRTTLTNLYYKKSTGISFDVLEKLCAYLNCDVGDLFEHEADDKTKD, encoded by the coding sequence ATGATTAACAACAACTTTTCAGCCATACTAGGCAAGCGACTGTTGAAAATCACCAAGATAGCGAACGATACAGGAGTTTCGCGTACAACATTGACAAATCTCTATTACAAAAAAAGTACGGGTATCTCATTTGATGTTCTCGAAAAATTATGTGCGTATTTAAACTGCGATGTGGGAGACCTATTTGAACATGAAGCCGATGATAAAACAAAAGACTAA
- a CDS encoding arylamine N-acetyltransferase, producing the protein MKAPPWSASLVKHKERRGGFCYYYNKLLAEYLTRMVFFCF; encoded by the coding sequence ATAAAAGCCCCACCCTGGTCCGCATCACTTGTAAAGCACAAGGAGAGGCGTGGTGGGTTCTGTTATTATTATAATAAACTATTAGCTGAATATTTGACAAGGATGGTATTCTTCTGTTTTTAG